The following are encoded in a window of Deferrivibrio essentukiensis genomic DNA:
- a CDS encoding chaperone NapD codes for MLIVGSVVNIIDDMAEKALSILRGYKEIEVYSITEDRRRIIVVFEVEGEKELEKICEELKSHDEIIDIGHHYCNFEEAVEKIEKGEVTPEVFRFKDKKKIKI; via the coding sequence ATGCTAATAGTTGGTAGTGTTGTAAATATAATTGATGATATGGCAGAAAAAGCATTATCAATATTAAGAGGATATAAAGAGATTGAGGTATATTCTATAACTGAAGATAGAAGAAGGATAATCGTTGTGTTTGAAGTTGAGGGGGAAAAGGAGCTTGAAAAAATATGTGAAGAGCTTAAAAGTCATGATGAGATAATAGATATAGGGCATCACTACTGCAACTTTGAAGAAGCAGTAGAAAAGATTGAAAAGGGTGAGGTTACGCCTGAAGTGTTTAGATTTAAGGATAAAAAAAAGATTAAAATATGA